A section of the Oncorhynchus tshawytscha isolate Ot180627B linkage group LG09, Otsh_v2.0, whole genome shotgun sequence genome encodes:
- the LOC112258121 gene encoding heat shock 70 kDa protein 4-like, with amino-acid sequence MSVVGIDLGFQSCYVAVARAGGIETVANEYSDRSTPACVSFGPRNRSVGAAAKGQVVTNCKNTVQGFKRFHGRAFSDPYVQSAKSSLVYDLAQLPSGSTGIKVMYMEEEKVFSIEQVTAMLLTKLKETAETAMKKPVADCVISVPSFYTDAERRSVIDAAQIAGLNCLRLMNETTAVTLAYGIYKQDLPAPEEKPRNVVFVDLGHSGYQVSICAFNKGKLKMLASASDAALGGKDFDEVLVNHFCEEFGKKYKLDVKTKPRALVRLYQECEKLKKLMSANSSDLPLNIECFMNDIDVTGKLNRGHFEEMCAGLLAKVEAPLRSVMEQAKLKKEDLYAVEIVGGASRIPAVKERVCKFFGKELSMTLNADEAVARGCALQCAILSPAFKVREFSITDVVPYPISLKWNSAAEEGLSDCEVFPKNHAAPFSKVLTFYRREPFSLEAYYNNPKELPYPDPSIGQFMVQKVVPQANGESSKVKVKVRVNVHGVFSVSSASLVEVLKPTEGEEPMETDLAGKEDESKMQTDQDDQKAQGDGQKDNADKKSETEEMETSEDGKEKNQASSAKKPKVKTKTVELPIENSLRWQLTNDTVNLFVENEGKMIMQDKLEKERNDAKNNVEEYVYDMRDKLHGLLEKFVSESDRDTFSLRLEDTENWLYEDGEDQQKQVYIDKLAELKKLGQPIRERYNEAEERPKAFDELGKHIQQFMKIVEAYKTKEEQYEHLDELEMLKVDKQVNDAMIWMNSKMNAQSKHNLTQEPAVKVREIQAKTKELDSACNPIVSKPKPKVEVPKDEKAEQNGPVNGQEGTEAQPGSPEKGAAGGTAAPESAEGNKLPEMDID; translated from the exons AGCATGTGTGTCCTTTGGACCACGTAATCGTTCAGTAGGAGCGGCAGCCAAAGGCCAG gTTGTAACAAATTGTAAGAACACTGTTCAAGGGTTCAAGCGATTCCATGGCAGGGCATTTTCAGACCCCTACGTCCAGTCAGCAAAATCTAGCCTGGTTTACGACCTGGCCCAGTTGCCTTCTGGGTCAACCGGGATCAAG GTGATGTACATGGAGGAGGAGAAAGTCTTCAGCATTGAACAAGTCACTGCCATGCTGCTGACCAAACTGAAGGAGACTGCTGAGACTGCAATGAAGAAACCTGTGGCTGATTGTGTTATCTCT GTCCCCAGCTTCTACACTGACGCAGAGAGGAGGTCCGTTATAGATGCTGCTCAGATTGCAGGACTCAACTGCCTACGACTTATGAATGAGACCACTGCAG TTACACTGGCATATGGGATCTATAAACAAGATCTCCCTGCCCCTGAGGAAAAGCCAAGAAATGTGGTGTTTGTAGATTTGGGCCATTCTGGTTATCAGGTCTCCATCTGTGCCTTCAACAAAGGAAAGCTCAAA ATGCTAGCTTCTGCGTCTGATGCAGCATTGGGTGGCAAAGACTTTGACGAGGTGTTGGTGAACCATTTCTGTGAGGAGTTTGGCAAGAAGTACAAGCTGGATGTGAAAACCAAGCCCAGAGCCCTGGTTCGTCTCTATCAGGAGTGTGAGAAGCTCAAGAAGCTGATGAGCGCCAATTCCTCTGATCTGCCACTCAACATTGAGTGCTTCATGAATGACATTGACGTCACTGGGAAACTTAACAG AGGCCACTTTGAGGAGATGTGTGCAGGGCTTCTGGCCAAAGTGGAGGCTCCCCTGCGCAGCGTCATGGAACAAGCCA AGCTGAAGAAGGAAGACCTCTACGCTGTGGAAATCGTGGGCGGTGCCTCCAGGATCCCAGCCGTCAAAGAAAGAGTTTGCAAATTCTTTGGAAAAGAACTGAGCATGACTTTAAATGCAGACGAGGCTGTTGCAAGAGGATGTGCACTGCAG TGTGCTATCCTGTCCCCCGCCTTCAAAGTCAGAGAGTTTTCCATCACTGATGTTGTGCCCTATCCCATCTCCTTGAAGTggaactctgctgcagaggagggGTTAAG TGATTGCGAGGTATTCCCAAAGAACCATGCAGCACCCTTCTCCAAAGTGTTGACGTTCTACCGGAGAGAGCCCTTCTCCTTGGAGGCCTACTACAACAACCCTAAAGAGCTGCCGTACCCAGACCCCTCAATAG GTCAGTTCATGGTCCAGAAAGTGGTTCCCCAGGCGAATGGTGAAAGCTCAAAGGTTAAGGTGAAAGTTAGGGTGAATGTCCATGGTGTCTTCAGCGTGTCCAGTGCCTCTCTAGTGGAGGTCCTGAAACCTACTGAGGGAGAGGAGCCCATGGAGACAGACCTTGCTGGGAAGGAAGACGAG AGTAAGATGCAGACTGACCAAGATGACCAGAAAGCCCAAGGTGATGGACAGAAAGACAATGCTGACAAGAAGTCTGAGACTGAGGAAATGGAG ACTTCAGAGGATGGAAAAGAGAAGAATCAAGCTTCATCAGCAAAGAAACCGAAAGTGAAAACGAAGACTGTCGAGCTCCCAATAGAAAACAGCCTGCGCTGGCAACTAACCAACGACACGGTCAATCTGTTTGTGGAGAATGAG GGTAAGATGATTATGCAGGACAAGCTGGAGAAGGAGCGGAACGATGCCAAGAACAACGTAGAAGAGTATGTCTATGATATGAGAGACAAACTGCATGGATTGTTGGAGAAGTTTGTCAGTGAATCT GACAGAGACACCTTTTCGTTAAGACTTGAGGACACCGAGAACTGGTTGTATGAAGACGGCGAGGACCAACAGAAACAAGTGTACATCGACAAACTGGCTGAATTAAAG AAACTTGGGCAGCCCATCCGGGAAAGATACAATGAGGCTGAGGAAAGGCCAAAAGCATTCGATGAACTCGGAAAGCATATCCAGCAGTTCATGAAGATTGTAGAAGCTTACAAAACAAAG GAGGAGCAGTATGAGCATTTGGATGAGTTAGAGATGTTGAAGGTGGATAAGCAGGTGAACGACGCCATGATCTGGATGAACAGCAAAATGAACGCGCAGAGCAAACACAATCTTACCCAGGAGCCTGCTGTCAAAGTCAGAGAGATTCAGGCAAAAACAAAG GAGCTTGACTCTGCTTGCAACCCAATCGTGTCAAAACCCAAACCAAAAGTGGAGGTCCCCAAGGATGAGAAGGCAGAGCAGAATGGGCCAGTAAATGGACAGGAGGGCACAGAGGCCCAGCCAGGCAGCCCAGAGAAGGGTGCAGCAGGGGGCACGGCGGCTCCTGAATCTGCAGAGGGCAACAAACTGCCTGAGATGGACATTGACTAA
- the LOC112258122 gene encoding E3 ubiquitin-protein ligase RNF14-like encodes MSEDQEAQEDELLALASIYDEEEFHRAKSAQGGEIQLCLELPPSFKLIVDGNKQTEYDISFLPPLVLNFELPADYPSSSSPVYTLSSKWLSRDQMTSLCKRLDGLWEENQGCVVLFTWIQFLKEEAFAFLDVKSPLEVVKGGNAPVEWKRSEAGVKRAGSLTGEKDKLEPLLELDPRAVLVVDPRTDILPQLLDFDEAQRQKVFDAKAFCCGICFMEKLGSGCLCFKECQHVYCKTCMTEYFQIQIRDGNVQCLNCPEPKCTSLATPSQVKLLVGEELFARYDRLLLQSSLDLMADVVYCPRQSCCQAVMVEPDTTMGICPACQYAFCTLCKRGYHGLSHCKVTADELRGLRDEYISASAEGKKFMEQRFGKRVIQRAVEESFSRDWLNENCKGCPRCGTNIQKVDGCNKMTCTSCKQYFCWLCLGQLTRVNPYSHFNNPSSPCFNQLFQGVDIDEDDAFWSDEED; translated from the exons ATGTCGGAGGACCAGGAAGCCCAGGAGGATGAGTTGCTTGCTCTAGCGAGTATTTACGATGAAGAGGAGTTTCACAGAGCCAAATCTGCACAGGGCGGTGAGATACAACTATGCCTTGAACTTCCTCCTAGTTTCAAGTTGATAGTCGATG GAAACAAGCAGACCGAATATGACATATCTTTCCTACCTCCTCTGGTGCTTAACTTTGAACTTCCTGCTGACTACCCTTCTTCCTCATCTCCGGTCTATACACTAAGTTCCAAATGGCTGTCAAGGGACCAG aTGACTTCTCTATGCAAGCGCCTGGATGGGCTGTGGGAGGAGAACCAGGGCTGTGTTGTTCTCTTCACATGGATCCAGTTCCTTAAGGAGGAGGCCTTTGCCTTCCTCGACGTCAAGTCTCCCCTGGAGGTGGTCAAGGGGGGCAACGCTCCGGTGGAATGGAAGAGGAGTGAGGCTGGTGTGAAGCGGGCGGGGAGTCTAACCGGGGAGAAGGATAAACTGGAGCCCCTGCTGGAGCTGGACCCCCGTGCTGTCCTGGTGGTTGACCCCCGTACTGATATCCTACCTCAGCTCCTGGACTTTGATGAAGCTCAGCGGCAGAAGGTGTTTGACGCCAAGGCGTTCTGCTGTGGTATCTGCTTCATGGAGAAGCTGGGCTCGGGCTGCCTGTGCTTTAAGGAATGCCAGCATGTGTACTGCAAGACCTGCATGACGGAATACTTCCAGATTCAGATCCGCGACGGCAACGTTCAGTGCCTTAACTGCCCCGAGCCCAAGTGCACCTCCTTGGCTACACCCTCACAG GTCAAGCTCCTTGTCGGGGAGGAGTTGTTTGCGCGTTATGACCGCCTTCTGCTTCAGTCCAGCCTGGATCTGATGGCTGACGTAGTGTACTGCCCTCGCCAGTCCTGCTGCCAGGCTGTGATGGTGGAGCCAGACACCACCATGGGCATTTGCCCAGCCTGCCAGTACGCCTTCTGCACCCTCTGCAAACGGGGATACCACGGCCTGTCCCACTGCAAGGTCACAGCGG ATGAGCTGCGAGGCCTGCGGGATGAGTATATATCTGCCAGTGCTGAGGGGAAGAAGTTCATGGAGCAGCGCTTTGGGAAGCGGGTCATCCAGCGTGCTGTGGAGGAATCCTTCAGCAGGGATTGGCTTAATGAGAACTGTAAAGGCTGCCCTCGCTGTGGCACTAATATACAG AAGGTTGATGGCTGCAACAAGATGACTTGCACCTCGTGTAAGCAGTACTTCTGCTGGCTGTGTCTGGGCCAGCTCACACGTGTCAACCCCTACAGCCACTTCAACAACCCCTCCTCGCCTTGCTTCAACCA